Proteins encoded within one genomic window of Nitrospina gracilis 3/211:
- a CDS encoding NADH-quinone oxidoreductase subunit N has product MTANINLEDMNWIAISPELILMATSFLLLLMGLKKAFNENSYLAKAATAGIVTALLLSCYLWIGAPTVADGADPEMFSRALINDRFSQTFNLIFLVMSLFAIIASFRYPKPDHQNKAEYFSLLLMAVVGMMFLAKSGNLITAFISLEIFSISLYILCGFNAKHGTGREQPGDVDNLPWETVASQESTVKYLLIGAFASAILVYGMALMYAGTGTTEIRLIGKLLQENPYTHNPLVYIGMALMFCGLAFKVSLVPFHSWTPDVYQGAPTPITGFMSVATKAAAFALIARVFYIALPELQEIWMPFLFGVSVITMLVGNIAAIFQDDVKRMLAYSGVAHAGYLLIGIVANSQDGVASIIFYLAVYLFMNVGAFAVVFMVEGEGKGSNSIYRFKGLAKRNPLMAAAMSLFMLSLAGFPPTAGFFGKLYVFVAAIKQDYVLITVLAVLASMIAVYFYLRIIVMMYFHESEPETEVVSNRGMTALVTVSSAAILVMGIFPSTFMQLALSAIPSIPH; this is encoded by the coding sequence ATGACCGCCAACATCAATCTCGAAGACATGAACTGGATCGCCATCTCGCCGGAACTGATCCTGATGGCGACGTCGTTCCTGCTGTTATTGATGGGTCTGAAAAAAGCATTCAACGAAAACTCGTATCTGGCCAAGGCGGCCACCGCGGGCATCGTCACCGCCCTTCTGCTGTCATGCTATTTGTGGATCGGGGCTCCCACCGTTGCCGACGGAGCGGACCCGGAAATGTTCAGCCGGGCGCTGATAAACGACCGCTTCTCGCAGACTTTCAACCTGATTTTTCTGGTGATGTCGCTGTTCGCCATCATCGCTTCGTTCCGCTACCCGAAGCCCGACCACCAGAACAAGGCTGAATACTTTTCGCTGTTGCTCATGGCCGTGGTGGGAATGATGTTTCTCGCCAAGTCCGGCAACCTGATCACCGCGTTCATCTCGCTTGAAATCTTCTCTATTTCGCTCTACATCTTATGCGGGTTCAATGCCAAGCACGGCACAGGGCGCGAACAGCCAGGCGACGTGGACAACTTGCCGTGGGAGACGGTGGCGTCGCAGGAGTCCACCGTCAAATACCTGCTGATCGGCGCGTTCGCCTCCGCCATCCTGGTGTACGGCATGGCCCTCATGTATGCGGGTACCGGGACCACGGAAATCCGCCTCATTGGCAAGCTGTTGCAAGAAAACCCCTACACGCACAATCCGCTGGTGTACATCGGCATGGCGCTCATGTTCTGCGGACTGGCATTCAAAGTCTCGCTGGTACCGTTCCATTCATGGACGCCGGATGTGTACCAGGGCGCGCCGACACCGATCACGGGCTTCATGTCGGTCGCCACCAAGGCTGCGGCGTTCGCACTGATCGCGAGAGTGTTTTACATCGCCCTTCCGGAGTTGCAGGAAATCTGGATGCCGTTCCTGTTCGGCGTTTCGGTGATCACCATGCTGGTGGGAAACATCGCCGCCATTTTTCAGGACGACGTCAAACGCATGCTGGCGTATTCCGGCGTGGCCCATGCCGGGTACCTGCTGATCGGCATTGTCGCCAACAGCCAGGACGGCGTGGCGAGCATCATCTTCTACCTGGCCGTGTATCTGTTCATGAACGTCGGCGCTTTCGCCGTGGTCTTCATGGTGGAAGGCGAAGGCAAGGGATCGAATTCCATTTACCGCTTCAAAGGACTTGCCAAGCGGAACCCGCTGATGGCCGCGGCGATGAGCCTGTTCATGTTGTCGCTGGCCGGGTTCCCTCCCACTGCTGGTTTTTTCGGCAAGCTCTACGTCTTCGTCGCCGCCATCAAGCAGGATTATGTCCTGATCACGGTGCTTGCGGTGCTGGCCAGCATGATCGCCGTTTACTTCTACCTGCGGATCATTGTGATGATGTACTTCCACGAAAGCGAGCCGGAAACCGAAGTGGTGAGCAACCGCGGCATGACCGCACTCGTCACCGTCAGTTCCGCCGCCATTCTGGTGATGGGTATCTTCCCCTCCACCTTCATGCAGCTGGCCCTCTCGGCAATTCCCTCAATTCCGCATTGA
- a CDS encoding tetratricopeptide repeat protein: MNRFLTVCVVLLAIAASACNDSHTQYQRRIAEYASRLQTDPQDADAHFQLGIAYLSMGNWKAGASHLKDTIRLNKNHTQALRDLGWALYQMGDLAAAEKWLRQSYRLNAKDPKTVANLGAVLIARERYSAAVAVLDNSVPGGDPAHFQIHNNLAIAYRHLGEKTKAANQLRIASRLAPNVARVHSNLGALYEALNMDEDAFQKYNLALRLDPEEPIAHYNLGAYYARRGNKLLALGHMHEAQRLNPSDATIRIGLGRAFADLRKYDKALEHYEASLRYRPGNADTYLEMAELYHLNQQAEKAVESYELAISLDPDRPQAYYKLALLYDQLEVGKSALLYMAVAEKEYLQQDKRKEADTSRQNLRVFARKYQYGDRALKRLLKRHDLNRNPVNARG; encoded by the coding sequence ATGAACCGATTTCTGACGGTGTGCGTCGTCCTGCTTGCCATTGCGGCGTCCGCCTGCAACGATTCCCACACGCAATACCAGCGGCGCATAGCCGAGTACGCGTCGCGCCTGCAAACCGATCCGCAGGACGCCGACGCCCATTTCCAGCTGGGCATCGCCTACCTTTCCATGGGCAACTGGAAGGCCGGGGCGAGTCATTTGAAAGATACGATCCGCCTCAACAAAAACCACACTCAGGCGTTGCGCGACCTGGGCTGGGCCCTGTACCAAATGGGAGACCTCGCCGCCGCAGAAAAATGGTTGAGGCAATCGTACCGGTTGAATGCCAAGGACCCGAAAACCGTCGCCAACCTGGGAGCGGTGCTGATCGCCCGGGAAAGGTATTCCGCTGCGGTAGCGGTGCTGGACAACAGCGTCCCGGGCGGGGACCCGGCCCATTTCCAGATTCACAACAACCTCGCCATCGCCTATCGGCATCTGGGAGAGAAAACCAAAGCCGCGAATCAACTGCGGATCGCCTCGCGTCTGGCCCCGAACGTTGCCAGGGTCCACAGCAATCTCGGTGCATTGTATGAAGCATTGAATATGGATGAAGACGCGTTTCAAAAATACAATCTGGCTCTGCGTCTCGATCCGGAGGAACCGATCGCGCATTACAACCTCGGCGCCTATTACGCACGGCGTGGCAACAAGCTGCTGGCCCTCGGACACATGCACGAAGCACAGCGGCTGAACCCATCAGACGCGACCATCCGGATCGGTCTCGGCCGCGCTTTCGCCGACCTCAGGAAATACGACAAGGCGCTGGAGCATTATGAGGCCTCGCTTCGCTACCGCCCCGGAAATGCCGACACGTACCTTGAAATGGCGGAGTTGTACCACCTCAACCAGCAGGCGGAGAAAGCGGTGGAATCGTACGAACTCGCCATCAGTCTCGACCCCGACCGGCCCCAGGCGTATTACAAGCTGGCTTTGTTGTACGATCAGTTGGAAGTGGGGAAAAGTGCACTGCTGTACATGGCAGTGGCCGAAAAGGAGTATTTACAGCAGGACAAACGGAAAGAGGCCGATACCAGCCGCCAGAACCTGCGCGTGTTCGCGCGCAAATACCAGTATGGCGACCGCGCACTGAAACGCCTGCTCAAGCGGCACGATCTGAACAGAAATCCGGTCAACGCTCGAGGATGA
- the dtd gene encoding D-aminoacyl-tRNA deacylase, with protein MKLVVQRVLASAVSVDGFEIARIGSGLMILFGAEKGDTDAAVEWLVEKAANLRIFQDEVGKMNRSCVDIQGEVLVVSQFTLAGDCSRGRRPGFDNAAPPEEAKRLYRLFVDRFMTTGLSVQEGRFAADMKVEIHNDGPVTFILER; from the coding sequence ATGAAACTGGTTGTGCAGAGGGTTTTGGCTTCGGCCGTCTCGGTGGATGGATTTGAGATCGCGCGTATCGGAAGCGGGCTCATGATTTTGTTTGGGGCGGAAAAGGGCGACACTGACGCGGCGGTTGAATGGCTGGTGGAGAAGGCCGCCAACCTGCGCATCTTTCAGGATGAGGTGGGCAAAATGAACCGGTCGTGTGTCGATATCCAGGGCGAGGTGCTGGTGGTGTCGCAGTTCACCCTCGCGGGGGATTGTTCACGGGGACGGCGGCCGGGGTTCGACAACGCCGCCCCTCCGGAAGAAGCGAAACGGCTTTATCGCCTGTTCGTGGACCGGTTCATGACCACCGGATTGAGCGTGCAGGAAGGCAGGTTCGCCGCCGACATGAAGGTGGAAATCCACAACGACGGTCCGGTGACCTTCATCCTCGAGCGTTGA
- a CDS encoding tellurite resistance TerB family protein, translated as MATVKNMTLLKTLAAIAWADGEMSESEKNILKRFYRKFHLTDKEMNSLKPYLLSPVSKEEQDRLLVKLSHEFGSGQERERVVKVMEEMASADKKLKDEERELLVTFAKHLKKSSITKRTVGKIRNFFESTIFQPAYEKNPELHQYFRNQILKSIELKSNGSLKKGRIPDDDLYFICLLGTLLASVAHVDEDFREEEKKALKAELKKRFEFTPKELDLLLVVVSEQAERGYDFDEVTREFNKLYSYNDRVATVDCFFAVAAADGTISHEESEEIRRITKALRIPHSAFKASKVRALDQLRGR; from the coding sequence ATGGCTACCGTTAAAAACATGACCCTCCTGAAAACGCTTGCCGCCATTGCCTGGGCTGATGGGGAAATGAGCGAATCCGAAAAAAATATCCTGAAGCGGTTTTATCGCAAGTTTCACCTCACGGATAAGGAAATGAACAGCCTGAAACCGTATCTGTTATCCCCGGTTTCAAAAGAGGAGCAGGATCGGCTGCTGGTGAAATTGTCGCATGAGTTCGGTTCCGGTCAGGAACGGGAGCGGGTGGTGAAAGTCATGGAGGAAATGGCGTCCGCCGACAAAAAATTAAAGGACGAGGAACGCGAACTGCTGGTAACTTTTGCAAAGCATCTCAAAAAATCGTCGATCACCAAGCGCACTGTGGGCAAGATCCGCAATTTTTTCGAGAGCACCATTTTCCAGCCCGCTTACGAAAAGAATCCGGAACTTCATCAGTATTTCCGCAACCAGATTTTGAAAAGCATCGAGTTGAAATCCAACGGCAGCTTGAAAAAAGGGCGAATCCCCGATGACGACCTGTATTTCATTTGCCTGCTTGGCACCTTGCTGGCATCTGTGGCGCACGTGGATGAAGACTTTCGGGAAGAAGAAAAAAAGGCGCTCAAGGCGGAATTGAAAAAACGTTTCGAGTTCACTCCGAAGGAACTGGATTTATTGCTGGTAGTGGTTTCCGAACAGGCTGAGCGGGGCTATGACTTCGACGAGGTGACGCGGGAGTTCAACAAGCTCTATTCGTACAACGACCGTGTGGCTACGGTGGATTGTTTCTTTGCCGTGGCGGCGGCGGACGGCACTATTTCGCACGAGGAATCCGAGGAAATTCGGCGCATCACCAAAGCCCTGCGCATTCCGCACAGCGCGTTCAAGGCGTCCAAGGTTCGGGCGCTGGATCAATTGCGCGGGCGGTGA
- a CDS encoding FG-GAP repeat domain-containing protein translates to MTRKYLYLYGMVLALCLVLAGCGPNKGLFKKDPGRQRYLDLTEGFLPGLQKQPVQHAYFAYINRDPFPDLLVVENNSNGAPVVRVWQNREGKRLSKLKRPGWVGEPGDTIVAMRARDLNHDRTADLVLIGRFADGDSVKVFINNGRGYFYTPQGFHLPPFKTGLDRVDLVDVDQDGNVDLFFTGHHVLNRGEPDPHQVQFLLNNGRAQFRDATQLLMPPLPAGIRGTSFADYDGDRVIDIFLVYDTGRNRLLLNNGLGQFTDRTSELVPFLRSKSNFADWADFDMDGDNDLLVVNEEIDPRSRSYENEYSYVLVNNGHGYFRKGPLRAFPGYPSRAVYLLDANADSIPDIIILSREGIHYQRGLGKWRFLSEGAKRLPANLHFKELTFADVNNDGHLDIFGIVRENGRGHLWINSFK, encoded by the coding sequence GTGACCCGGAAATATTTGTATTTGTATGGCATGGTTCTCGCTTTGTGCCTGGTGCTTGCGGGATGCGGTCCGAACAAGGGGCTGTTTAAAAAGGATCCCGGCCGTCAGCGGTACCTCGACCTGACGGAAGGATTTTTACCCGGTCTGCAGAAACAACCGGTCCAGCACGCGTATTTTGCATATATCAACCGCGACCCGTTTCCGGACCTGCTGGTGGTGGAAAATAACTCCAATGGCGCACCGGTGGTCCGCGTGTGGCAAAACCGCGAAGGCAAGCGGTTGTCCAAACTGAAGCGCCCCGGCTGGGTGGGAGAGCCGGGCGACACGATCGTGGCCATGCGTGCGCGGGACCTCAATCACGACCGCACCGCCGACCTGGTGCTGATTGGCCGCTTTGCCGACGGCGATTCCGTGAAGGTGTTCATCAACAACGGCCGCGGTTATTTTTACACGCCGCAGGGATTTCACCTGCCGCCGTTCAAGACGGGGCTCGACCGTGTGGACCTGGTGGATGTGGACCAGGACGGCAATGTCGATCTGTTTTTCACCGGGCACCATGTGCTCAACCGGGGGGAGCCGGACCCGCATCAGGTGCAGTTCCTTTTGAACAACGGCCGCGCGCAGTTTCGCGACGCGACCCAACTGCTCATGCCGCCACTGCCTGCTGGCATTCGCGGAACCTCGTTCGCGGATTATGACGGCGACCGGGTGATCGACATCTTCCTTGTTTACGACACCGGACGCAACCGCCTGCTGCTAAACAACGGACTGGGCCAGTTTACGGACCGCACCAGCGAACTGGTCCCGTTCCTCCGCAGTAAAAGCAATTTCGCCGACTGGGCAGACTTCGACATGGATGGCGACAACGACCTCCTGGTGGTCAACGAGGAGATCGATCCGCGTTCTCGTTCGTATGAAAACGAGTATAGTTATGTGCTCGTGAACAACGGACACGGATATTTTCGCAAAGGACCCCTGCGCGCTTTCCCGGGTTACCCGTCCCGTGCTGTTTACCTGCTCGATGCCAATGCGGACTCAATTCCTGATATCATTATATTGAGCCGGGAGGGAATTCACTACCAGCGTGGCCTGGGTAAGTGGCGCTTTTTAAGTGAAGGGGCAAAACGCCTTCCCGCCAACCTGCATTTTAAAGAATTGACGTTCGCGGACGTCAACAACGACGGACATTTGGATATATTTGGCATCGTTCGTGAGAACGGCCGTGGCCATTTGTGGATAAACAGCTTTAAGTGA
- a CDS encoding lipoate--protein ligase family protein, with protein sequence MNRWRYIEDDKQNGAWNMAVDEALLRSCESDPSFVPTLRLYGWNHPTLSIGYSQPLEAEIDLLRCREKNVGWVRRPTGGRALLHLEELTYSMVGPVTHPLFSGGLKATFSVISQALLRGLRELHIADAHINKEKQYGTTRRERSPACFASLNHCEITVHGRKLVGSAQRRTQQAFLQHGSVLITTDHDLFHSLLLHRHSGVVTGSLEKLKASTTTLNEITGHPIAFQTVRDAFRTGMTTHFDGMWETAELTHAERSLADHLLEHHRATAEMAR encoded by the coding sequence GTGAACCGTTGGCGGTACATTGAAGACGACAAGCAAAACGGGGCCTGGAACATGGCCGTCGACGAGGCTCTGCTTCGCTCCTGCGAGAGCGATCCGTCTTTTGTGCCGACGCTCCGCCTGTACGGCTGGAACCACCCTACGCTTTCCATTGGATACTCACAGCCATTGGAAGCGGAGATCGATCTACTGCGTTGCCGGGAAAAAAACGTTGGCTGGGTTCGGCGCCCCACAGGTGGGCGTGCCCTGTTGCACCTGGAGGAACTCACGTATTCCATGGTGGGTCCGGTGACGCATCCGTTGTTCTCCGGCGGACTCAAAGCCACGTTCTCCGTCATAAGCCAGGCGTTGCTGCGCGGCCTCCGTGAACTTCACATTGCCGATGCCCACATCAACAAGGAAAAGCAGTATGGAACCACGCGGCGGGAGCGTTCGCCCGCCTGCTTTGCGTCGCTCAACCATTGTGAAATCACCGTTCATGGAAGGAAACTGGTCGGCAGCGCCCAACGCCGCACGCAACAGGCGTTTCTGCAGCACGGGTCGGTGCTGATCACCACCGATCACGACCTGTTTCATTCCCTTTTACTCCACCGCCACTCGGGGGTTGTAACCGGATCCCTGGAAAAATTGAAGGCTTCCACCACCACACTCAATGAAATTACGGGGCATCCCATCGCGTTTCAAACCGTGCGAGACGCATTCCGTACGGGTATGACCACGCATTTTGACGGAATGTGGGAGACGGCGGAACTCACCCATGCCGAGCGAAGCCTGGCGGACCATCTGCTGGAACACCATCGCGCCACCGCAGAGATGGCAAGATGA
- a CDS encoding formylglycine-generating enzyme family protein, with product MVFSTDASFAFESLKGHATAKTTCQTACHQPENLVRAKLDKFDKTECRACHLGPGTVAKQNPFSTQSLHIQPEDAIPNRRVRSLRGPVLAGKATGSGGNKTASSGKSIPGMVYVPAGEFIMGSNDRWDDESPEHIALTEAFYIDLFEVTNGDYREFVKATGHEAPFHWPDGNLPKGKEKHPVTYVNWLDADAYCKWKGKRLPTEQEWEKAARGEDGNIYPWGNVWVLTKSNNPYKGSTGTEPVGSYPDGRSPYGLFDMSGNVWEWVDSYYLPHPGNPIPKAEYGREKRILKGGSWFDCLSYGCGLSAPTFNRAFFNPEVRNNSFGFRCALSAKPEKSVQSQSP from the coding sequence ATGGTTTTTTCCACCGACGCCTCTTTTGCGTTTGAGAGCCTGAAAGGTCACGCCACCGCCAAAACCACCTGCCAGACGGCGTGCCATCAACCGGAAAACCTCGTGCGCGCCAAACTCGACAAGTTCGACAAAACCGAATGCCGCGCCTGCCACTTAGGCCCCGGGACGGTGGCCAAACAAAATCCATTCAGTACGCAATCTTTGCATATCCAACCTGAGGATGCCATCCCCAACCGCCGGGTGCGATCGTTGCGTGGACCGGTACTGGCGGGCAAAGCCACCGGCAGCGGAGGAAACAAAACCGCATCGTCCGGAAAGTCCATTCCCGGCATGGTGTATGTTCCCGCAGGCGAGTTCATCATGGGCTCCAACGACCGCTGGGACGACGAGTCGCCGGAACACATTGCATTGACCGAAGCGTTTTATATCGACCTGTTTGAAGTGACCAACGGGGATTACCGGGAATTCGTGAAAGCCACCGGCCACGAAGCGCCGTTTCACTGGCCGGACGGCAATCTGCCAAAAGGCAAGGAGAAACACCCTGTCACTTACGTCAACTGGCTCGATGCAGATGCGTACTGCAAATGGAAAGGCAAGCGCCTTCCCACCGAACAGGAGTGGGAAAAGGCCGCGAGGGGTGAAGATGGAAATATCTATCCCTGGGGCAACGTATGGGTGCTCACCAAATCCAACAACCCCTACAAAGGCTCCACCGGTACAGAACCCGTCGGCAGTTATCCCGATGGACGCAGTCCCTACGGCCTGTTCGACATGTCCGGCAATGTTTGGGAATGGGTGGACAGTTACTACCTGCCGCACCCGGGCAACCCAATTCCGAAAGCGGAGTACGGCCGTGAAAAACGCATTCTCAAGGGGGGATCGTGGTTCGACTGCCTGTCTTACGGTTGCGGGTTGAGCGCACCGACCTTCAACCGCGCCTTCTTCAATCCGGAGGTGCGCAACAACAGTTTCGGTTTCCGCTGCGCTCTGTCCGCAAAACCGGAGAAATCCGTACAATCCCAGTCGCCCTGA